The window ACAGTGTTCAAGTGGTGGCTAAAACTGAGCTGGCTCGGTGCCACCACCAGAAGGGCCCCGTTGGTGGTTGCCGCCCGCATCTCCAAAGGTAGACCTCAGTAGAAAATCTTAACAGAGAGGTCAGTTCATGGGGGATTAGGCCAACAAGCAGCCATCAATTTCTCACGTGCCCCAAGGGCCAGAGAACAGCTGTGAGCACAGATGTtgtagatcaggagtgtcaaactcatttatgagggccggatctgacattaatgagaccttgttgggccgggccatgtcaggccaggccatgtgtgtacctctttaagattaggtagcagagatataaactttataaaggacaaacactctttggccttaaaggtgctttctttgtatttctcccacgggatccagggaactaagcaaaggaagttctggctctttccttccttccccaggggaccaggagggggagaagcctcagccaatagaaggaagagaagcttgggtcagtagctctgccttgccccttcttccccaagggaggagcctcagccgatggagaaaatcgaggttttgccctgtagctcctgcgcaattgagcaagcttggcaaagcaagctctgatgcggaaggaagcaagagagagggagaaggaagcagatgacagccagttgttcgggggtctgataggagccctccgggggcctgatttgcccccccccgggccgcatgtttgacacccctgtagatCCCTGCCTGTAGCACCCAAGTGGCAGCACAAGAATGCAGACCTTCAGACAAACGTGAACCTATCTTGAGGATTTTCCCCTATAAAAAATTTGCTGTTTGCAACTAGACAAGCCATGTACAATCTGAGCAGAGGGAAGAGGTAGACCATTAACGGCCTACTCGGCAGGGGTGTTGTGACGATAAAAGGCAGGATGGAATTGGGGGAAATGAAGCATGTCTAGCACCCTGGGCAGTttgaataaagggggggggagtaaaaatgTAATGAATGAATGACTCACGCAGGTAAGCCAAGCTACGTCCTGAACACTGCATCGCACTGAGAGTTTCTAATGCATCTTGCCAACTGCTTCTTTCTGTTGAGGGCAACGAGAGCGATCAACAAGGATCCGGTAACAGCACGATGCATTTCTATCTTAAAGGCTATTTTGGATTCTCTTAGTACAGCACAAGCGGATGTAAGGCCCCATTGTGTTCGGAGGCGCACGCTCTCCtaacttctttcttcttttcctcccagTTAACAACACCTGCTCCTCTTTGGTCAACCCTTTTCGGTACAAGGCAACAAACGTCACTTCTTCTCACCGGCAGCTACTAAGTGAGTAATGCCTGAGTAGCATGTCCACGTGGCAGTGACATGGCCTTCTCTGGGTAGCTGTATgagctctctctgtgtgtgtgtgtggggtcttCTGgcccaggctagggttgccagcttccaggtggtggctggagattacAATGGATAgaaatcagttcttctggagcaaacggctgctttggaagttggactctttggcattggaCCCTTCCGAAACCACACCCCTCCTCATGCTCCACACCCAAAACTTCAGGAATTTCCGAACTCAGAGCTCCCATTTTTCACCTCTGACATTTGTCTTTTATTTCatcttgtttctttctttttaaaaaaattccctgctttttaatttttttaaagggtattttctattttatttctCTTGCTTGGCATCATTTGTCCTACAATTTCATCTCTCCCACTGGTTCGCTAGGCCAGTGGCCCCCAAACTTTTTtgtcccagggaccggccccagggctggGCGGCCCCCCACAGCCCCGGAGCCAGCGGCCGCCCCCCCTCCCGTGGTGCCTCCTCCcctcatttcctcctccctcctctgccccgccccccacccctgcgCAGCCTCACCGCCCCCGGTTTTTACCACTTTAAGACCAGGGAAGGTGAAGCGCCTTCCAGACCAACCTCAGAATGTACTCAACTCTGGCATCATGATTCCACCAATCCCCCATCTcctctcacacctatttgcataCCCAGCAGCCAAGGCAGAAAGAGTGCCACTCTGGAAGTGAGAGGGGAGCCGAACTTGTTAGCCTCCTGCACCACTCGCTAAACTTGGAacccaggggcggccaaacctgtttcatgcaagagccacatgaaataaatgtcagatattggagagccacaagacatgagagattggagggagggaggaatagaggaaggaagggagggaggaaaatagatgagggagggagagatggaaagaaagtaattttaagttcaaatgcattcttcaagccactgtctggttggcttggagaagtgatttaaagagacaaatgccttctccaagccagccaaaggggCACTGGGGACTTCGAGAGtcgcacaagatgtgtgaaagcgccacacgtggctcctgagccacagtttggccacccctgttcaagCCCATCCTCGGGGCCTTACTTCCACCGAGAAATGGTAGGCATGGATAACGGGCCTTTTTGGGGGGCGGCATTTTCAGAGAGAGGCAGTCCACCCAGCGATGCAGAACTCGCCTGTGAAACCGATGCAGAAAGTACAGAAATCAGGGCTATATGTATTCCTTCAGCTCGAGCCTAACTCAAGACTCGAGAAACTTGCTGTGTCTGAATTAGGTTGGGGAGACAAGATGTTTATTGGAGATTACATTGTCCGCCTCCTCCCACCCTGCTCTTTTTATTGAACCACCTTCTCCGTTGTCCACGCAATCCCCAGGGGCACAGAGCTTTCCATGCGCAGGCGGGAAGCAGAGGCGAAATCTACTGTTGCGGCTGCAGCCCTCATGCGCTGGGGCACCGTGGTACTGTTGTCAGTCTGGTTAACGAGAATAATGGCAAAATGACCACCTTGATTCAGGGCCATCTTTGGGTCATTCAATGGTTGCCATAGCAGCATtgaaaagcggggggagggccactGCCCCCTTCCCACCATGTTTCCCACCATGTACAAGAGAGGAACAAAATAAGCAAGGATATTGAAAGGATATTGTGCGACTCCGATCCAACCCGCTTGCTGTGGGTATTCGTTCCATTCCTtcctttagcttttttttttttttttaaagcaagcagGTTTTGAGTTTGAAGGGTCATTGAACCTTAAAGCCAAAAGTTTAAGGCGGGGCTACACATTGCAAAGACACCCCCTACATAATCCCCCCCTTCTGAGATAACTCGGTACAACCAAGCCCCCATCGTGAAGCCATATTGAGAAGTCTTTTCTCAccctccccagtttggtgtagtggttaagtgtgcggactcttctctgggaaaaccgggtttgattccccactcctccacttgcagctgctgtaatggccttgtgtcagccatagctctggcagaggttgtccttgaaagggcagctgctgtgagagccctctccagccccacccacctcacagggtgtctgttgtgggggaggaagggaaaggagattgtgagccgctctgagactcttcggagtggagggcgggatataaatccaatatcttccaatatcttcatcttcttcttccccgcaGCTGTAGGTTGCCagaaatgctccctctaagctggggagccttgtgagcaaaaattctactttgcgagctactggcatgaaagttgtgagcagctactgcatgaatcatgctctggggtcatctttcctgagctaagagctgggggtaaagcgtatctgaccggggaaggcaatggcaaaaaaataaaaataaaaacccattaaaaagtctgctgtgagaacgtcgtgatgcgacgtcaccccagagtcggaaacggctggtgcttgcacaggggactaccttgacctttaagcCAAAAATacatgagccggaggctaaaaaactacgagatagctcatgctaactcagcttagagggaacgctggttggcAGGTCTCCAGgtctccaggagagccagtttggtgtagtggttaagtgtgcggtctcttatctgggagaaccggctttgattccccactcctccacttgcacctgccttgggtcagccatagctctggcagggttgtccttgaaagggcagctgctgtgagagccctctccagccccacccacctcacagggtgtctgttgtgggggaggaagggaaaggagattgtgagccgctctgagactctttggagtggagggcgggatataaatccaatatcttcttcttctggcaactggtggggTGTGGGAGGGTAGGTtgtcaaatccaggttgggaaactcctggagatctggggatggagcctgggagaacAAGGATGTCAGTGGGGTATGATgtcccagagtccaccctccaaagcagcccttttctccagagaaacagaGCTTTGTAGTCCAGAAACAAGCTGTGAGAACAGGGGACcaccagatcccacctggagggtggcatccatGGGCACCATCAAGAGtgttctcaaccccccccccccattagattTGCATCCAGTTGCACCAAGATAAAGTGGACAGGAGCTTTCAAGAGtccaaagttctctttgtcagtacctagggttgccaattcccaggtggaagcaggggttcctctggtttggaggccctccccccacttcagggtcatcagaaagcgggggggggggagtgtctgctgggcactccatgattctccatggagaccgattcccaaaggttataatggagaattgatccacaggtatctggggctctgtgggggctgtttgttgagacggaggcaccaaattttcagcatagcatccagtgcctctccccaaaaaaccctccaagtctcaaaaggaccggatcaaggggtccaattctatgagaggtgcccctatccttcattatcccaaatggagggaaggcatttaaaaggcctgAGGCCCTttgaaatgggatggccagaactccctttggagttcagttatgcttgtcacacccttgttcctggctccacccccaaagtctcctggctccacccccaaagtctcctggctccacccccaaagtcttcagatatttcttgaattggacttggcatccctatcaCTACCTGACCAAGGGGACATTCACTCCCGAAAGGTCACAGAGGCCAGAATTGAGctcttctcctgcagaccaacGTGCCTATCAAAAAACCGTGGGCAGGTTGCTGCCTAGCAACTGGGAGCCACGAAGCAAGGCCCACCTGGCCGAAGGCAGGGGAGGCAGGCAACAGGTGAGCCAAGGTCATCCTGCCACCTGCGGGACGGCAAGAAGCGGCGGCCACACAAAGCCCCCAGAAAGCCCCCAGCAATCCTCTGTTTGCGCAGCTGTTGGGGAGACGGCCCCCGTGGGAAGGAGCAGCCAAAGCAAATCCGAAGGCCCTCACCCGGGCCAAAAAAAGCGATAAGGCCGGGCTCCGCCCAAAGGCTCCTAGGAAGCACCAGAGAACTTTGAATTTCCAGTTATCCATTAGCTGCCTGTACGAAAACATGTGAGGGGGGAAAGGTAAATGGAGAGTTCTTTTTGCCAGAGCGTGAGCAAACACAGCTGGGAGCTGAAACCTGTTCACTCGGCAGGCAAGGCCCACCCCATGGCACTTCTGTTCTGGCAGGATTtgaccccctccccacacacacttttggtCTGGTGGAAAACAATGGGTCTCAGGAGGGCGGGAGAGTTCCTGGGATTTCACTTGGTCTCCAGGCAACGGGGTTCAGTTCCcttaggagaaaatggctgctttggaaggtggactctaggtagagttgccaccctccaggaagcacctggagatctcccactattcccgttgatctccaggcgaccgagatccattcccttggagaagatggttgctttggagggcggactctatggcatcacaactTGCTGaggagaagaagacaaagaagacgtcgggttagagcagataaaaggaagtccttcttcacccaaagggtgattaacgtgtggaattcactgccgcaggaggcggtggtggctacgagcatagacggcttcaagaggggtttggataaacatctgaagcagaggtccatcagtggctataagccacagcgtattgctagaactctctgtctggggcagggatgctctgtactcctggtgcttggggggaggggcacagtgggagggcttctagtgtcctggccccactggtggacctcctgacggcacttggtttttttggcctctgtgtgatacagagtgttggactggatgggccattggcctgatccaacatggcttctcttaggttcttatgtgtgccacagagtgttggactggatgggccattggcctgatccaacatggcttctcttaggttcttatgtgtgccacagagtgttggactggatgggccattggcctgatccaacatggcttctctcatgttcttatgaaaaaagaagaagatgatgatgatgaagagggATTGgttttatagcccacccttcactactcaaaggagtctcggaatggcttacagttgccttcccttcttctcctcctcacaacagacaccctgtgaggtaggtggagctgagagagctgtgactggcccaaggtcacttagagccggtttggtgtagtggttaagtgtgtgggctcttatctgggagaaccgggtttgattccccactcctccacttgcacctgctagcatggccttgggtcagccatagctctggcagaggttgtccttgaaagggcagctgccgtgagagccctctccagccccacccacctcacagggtgtctgttgtgggggaggaagataaaggagattgtgagccgctctgagactcttcggagtggagggtgggatttaaatccagtatcttcatctacctcccagggtgtctgttgtaggggaggaagataaaggagatcgtgagccgctctgagactcttcggagtggagggcgggatataaatccaatatcttcttcttcttctagttggctgcatgtggaagagtggggaattgaacttggttctccagattagagtccatcacagattagagttcaccaccaagctggctctcccacccctccccaactctgccttccccagactccatccccccaaaatctccaggtatttcccaacccggcaGCCCTATGAAGTCTACCGAAAGCCACGTTCTACCTCCACAGCAACCTATGGGGGACTTCTAACTTCGCCATCCAGTGTGAATGAGCACATGTGCGGGTGGGGATTTTCAGGCGGATCAGATCAGATTCTACCTTGTGACTCTCTGTCCCTTCTCTCTCCGCGTGTCTAGACATGCACGGGGCTTTTGTGATTCTCCTGCCTCTCAGCCTCATCGTGATGATCTTTGGAGGGATGAACGGTTTCTTCAGCCTCTTGGCCCAGGCGCACTTCCTCCTGCTGGTGACGGGGCTGGTCTTCCTCACTGGAGGTAGGCCACGCAGCTGAAGGCCACGGGATCGGAGGCCTCCCTTCCAATAGGATGTGGGCAGAAGGGAGCGGGTGgcagaggagagcagagaaggTGATCAGGGGGCTGGAGGCCAAGAAGCCCTTGGAGGAGAGGTGGAGTGACCTGGGGATGCTCAGTCTGCAGAAAAGGAGGTTGGGAGGGGACAGGGCTGCTCTCTTGAAGGGCTGCTCTTCAGAGAAGGGTgggagctgttcttgttggcagcagaggagaggactggcaatCATGAGTTTCaatgaagggtgggaaggtaccagccaCTAAGAGtagttcaagagccagtttggtgtagtggttaagtgcgtggactcttatctggaagaaccgggtttgattccccactcctccacttgcacctgctggattggccttgggttcaccattagctctggcagaggttgtccttgaaagggcagctgctgggagagccctctcagccccatccacctcacaggatgtctgttgtggggggagaagatacaggagattgtaagccactctgagtctctgattcagagaaaagggcggggtataaatctgcaattcttcttcttcttcttcatgcaaaggacaatggcagcacaatatacaaaATGCAAATGTAtcaaaaaatattgtgcaaatcacgcgtattaaataaataatacagtttaTATCATAGTGCGTAGAAACATACAAAAATTATCAACTATACAAAacattttaacaacaacaaagtcTCTAACGTATATTATTTCAAGGAGGACCCCAGAAAGTCTCTTCTTTTCTCAAAGAGAGTACTTCGACTCAGAAgcaaagttccacaggagtccctccgtagCTTGTCGGCTTCCGAAGGGAAAATGTTTGCCTTCACGCAACCGCCGGTTTtgaattgcgttccgctgctcctgcagcttcctcataagtcAACTGGAGTTCCGCTTCAAGCCATCAATTGAGTAATTGAAATGGGCGTATGACAGGAGCTTGGCTGGGAACTccagttggcttatgaggaagctgcaggagcagtggAACGCAATTCAAAACCGGTGGTTGCGTGAAGGCAAACATTTTCCCTTCGGAAGCCGACAaccaacggagggactcctgtggaactttgcTTCTGAGCCTAAGTACTCTCTTGAGAAAATAAGAGACTTTCTGGGGTCCTCCTTGAAATAATATACGTTAGAgactttgttgttgttaaaatgtTTTGTATAGTTGATAATTTTTGTATGTTTCTACACACTATGATAtaaactgtattatttatttaatacgtGTGATTTGCGCAATATTTTTTGATACGTTTGCactaagagtagttcagcagaggaactggctgcttAGGCCAATGCGGAGtcttggttgccagcctccaggtgggacctggagatctcctaggatcacagttaatctccaggtgacagagaatagttcccatggagaaaatggtcactttgggggggtgggcggGCTCTATGGCATATATCCCAAGGAAGTTCTTCCCCTCTGCGTGCCCTGTCGTCCCAACGCTAtacctgcaaatctccaggaatttcccatcccaaagatggcaaccctaccaagcagCGGCTGGATAAACCCTTGtctgggatgctctaggctgatcctgcattgagcaggggggttggactagatggcctctatggtgCCTTTCATCTCTGAGGATTCGATGGCTCTATCACCCTCAAGCAACCCTGTGGGGCAGGCACACAGGGGCAGCTTCACGGCTAAGACTGGAAGCGGAGAGCCAAAGCCCCCGATTCAAATCTCGCCTCGTTCTCCAGGTAGCCTTCAGCAagtcagatccaggctgggaaagtcctgcagatttggggatggaggctggaAAGGACAGGGTCGGGTACCATGCCAGAGAGTCCCCTCTTCCAAAGCAACCCTttcctccagcagaactgatctctggagtctggcAATGAGCTAGAATTCTGgggcatccccaggtcccacctggaggctggcatccctgaaccttcatggggcacaaggccacagagtcccccctccaaagcagccatttcctccaggggaactgatctctggagtctggcAATGAGCTAGAATTCTGgggcatccccaggtcccacctggaggctggcatccctgaacctccgtggggcacaaggccagtccccccctccaaagcagccatttcctccaggggaactgatctctggagtctggcAATGAGCTAGAATTCTGgggcatccccaggtcccacctggaggctggcatccctgaacctctgtggggcacaaggccagtccccccctccaaagcagccatttcctccaggggaactgatctctggagtctggcAATGAGCTAGAATTCTGgggcatccccaggtcccacctggaggctggcatccctgaacctccgtggggcacaaggccacagagtcccccctccaaagcaaccctttcctccagcagaactgatctctggagtctggcAATGAGCTAGAATTCTGgggcatccccaggtcccacctggaggctggcatccctgaacctccgtggggcacaaggccacagagtcccccctccaaagcagccatttcctccaggggaactgatctctggagtctggcAATGAGCTAGAATTCTGGGGCATCCTCAGGTCCAACCTAGAGAGTGGCACCCCCAGTTCTCGGGGAAAAAAGAAGATACCCCAAAACCCCAGCAGTGGGAGCCTGGTGCTCGCTGGCCATTATTGCTGCTTTAACGACTTGTTTGTGTTTGCAATGTCTTCCAGCTCTCCTCACGCTGGCCGGGGTCAGCGTCTACATCGCCTACTCCACGGCGGCCTTCAGGGAAGCCCTCTTCCTTCTGGGCGGCAGGAAGCTCCTGGAAATCCTCAGGATCCATTTCGGCTGGTCGCTGGTGTGCGCCTGGCTCTCCTTCGCCACCGAGGTCCTGACCGGCCTGGCCTTTCTGCTGGCTGCCAGGATCGTGGGCCTCCAGCAGAGGAGAGACTGTTACGTTTGATGCCCTCCTGGCCCTGGGGGCAGGAATCTGTAGCTGGAGCTCCCTTCGCCTCCCCGCCTTGCAGTTCGGTCTCATTACTGGCGTTTCCAGATCGTTCCTCTTCCTCTGGGCCCCCGTCCTTTAATCGCTCCCGTTTGCCAAGACGACAGGCTCTAAAAATCCGAGTTCCGTGTGTCGAAAAGGGCCTTCCATGCCGGAGACAGGAGACACGCAAAGGGAGCCAAtatatattttcttcttctttggaccGTTTATTCAGACTGTGCCGTGAGAAGGAGAAAGCAGCTCTGTGCGAGACCCAGTTCTCAGCCCCCAGACCAGCTGGGCCTCCAGATGTTTTCGGTAGCCAGCGCAAGCCCAGGGCCTAGAAACTTAGGCCTTCCAAAAGTACAAAAATGGGACTTTCCCAGGAGGCAAAACACCACACCCAGGACCATATGACCCCCGCAGAAGGATCACATGCATTTATAGCTCATGCAAATTTCAAAGGCAAGGGGTGGTGCTCTATTTTTGCtctaaaggttaaaaaaaaggtcaaggtaatcccctgtgcaagcaccagtcgtttccgactctggggtggcgttgctttcgcaacgttttcatggcagactttttacggggtggactgcaagaagatccagtcagtcagtcctaagggaaatcaacccagactgttccctggaaggtcagatgctgaagctgaagctcaaagactttggcccccaaatgagaagggagcactcgccggagaagatcctgatgctgggaaagacagaagacaaaagaagaaggggatggcaaaagatgagatggcgggacagcgttactgatgtaacaaacacaaatttgagcagacttcggaggatggtggaagacaggagggcctggcgtgactttgtccatggggtcgcaaagagtcagacttgactgtgtgactgaacaacaaaaatgcccctgccttccccagtcatctacactccccccccacagcaacctgggtactcattttacgacctcggaaggatggaagactgagtcaacctggagttggctacctgaacccagcttatgccgggatcgaactcaggtcacgagcagggagtttggactgcaatactgcagctttaccactctgcgccacggggctcttctaatttcttctCTAAGTGCTCTCAAAGCCCATAACCAGAGGGGTCAATTTCTGTAGGCAGGATGTTTTCTTCAAGTAGATAAAAATGTATAAAGGGTTAAAAATGGGCTCCTAGGCATCATTTGTCGAGGTACATTCTTCCTCCATCCCTGTACTGACCGGCCAGAGTTTGGTGGAATGTGGCCGTTCTTCCTGCAGAAgctgggctgccaacctccagttgtggCCTAGAGATCGCCTGGAATTATGACCAATTTGCAGATGGCAGAGAGTTCCCCTGGGCTGGAGAAAAAGGCctgtttggaaggtggactttatgacattataccccacggaGGTCCTGCCTCTctccacccaccctcccctggcTACACCCCCGTATCTCCAGGCACCAAAATCTTCAGGCGCTTTTCtttccttgcaaaaaaaaatcattttgcgTTCCCGCAGAAAGCAGAGCGGTTCATTTCTTCGCTCAGAAATgggaaaaaatggaaaggaaatgCTGCCCTCCCGTGGTGAAATTAGGGAACTGACGCTTAAAGGTTCCTTTCTACGCCCAGAAGTCGCGAGGCTAATAAATGGAAAGGAAATGCTGCCCTCCCGTGGTGAAATTAGGGAACTGACGCTTAAAGGTTCCTTTCTACGCCCAGAAGTTGCGAGGCTAATAAATGGAAAGGAAATGCTGCCCTCCCGTGGTGAAATTAGGGAACTGACGCTTAAAGGTTCCTTTCTACGCCCAGAAGTTGCGAGGCTAATAAATGGAAAGGAAATGCTGTCCTCCCGTGGTGAAATTAGGGAACTGACGCTTAAAGGTTCCTTTCTACGCCCAGAAGTTGCGAGGCtaataaatggaaagaaaatgcTGTCCTCCCGTGGTGAAATTAGGGAACTGACGCTTAAAGGTTCCTTTCTACGCCCAGAAGTTGCGAGGCTAATAAATGGAAAGGAAATGCTGCCCTCCCGTGGTGAAATTAGGAAACTGACGCTTAAAGGGTTCCTTTCTACGCCCAGAAGTTGCGAGGCTAATAAATGGAAAGGAAATGCTGCCCTCCCGTGGTGAAATTAGGAAACTGACGCTTAAAGGGTTCCTTTCTACGCCCAGAAGTTGCGAGGCTAATAAATGGAA is drawn from Heteronotia binoei isolate CCM8104 ecotype False Entrance Well chromosome 20, APGP_CSIRO_Hbin_v1, whole genome shotgun sequence and contains these coding sequences:
- the TMEM114 gene encoding transmembrane protein 114, giving the protein MTGTLKVLSLITALLGVSSFTFLVVAIATDFWYVIDTSELERLQNHTSSLSSHTGLWRTCSFNNTCSSLVNPFRYKATNVTSSHRQLLNMHGAFVILLPLSLIVMIFGGMNGFFSLLAQAHFLLLVTGLVFLTGALLTLAGVSVYIAYSTAAFREALFLLGGRKLLEILRIHFGWSLVCAWLSFATEVLTGLAFLLAARIVGLQQRRDCYV